GCAACGCCTCGGCGGTGGGCGGATCGGCGTGCGCGGCGGCGTGAAGCAGGAGACGACCGGACAGCAGGTCGTTCATCGCACGCCATCGGGCCAGTTGCTGCACGTCGGATCCGCTCAGGGCGGGTTCGCCACGGCCGTGCAGGGCCTCGAAGGCGACCCGGGACAGGCGCTCGCAGTCGTCGGCGAGATGGAGGGGGATGCTCCCGGTCGCGTCGGTGGCCCGGGCCGGGCGTGGATCGAGCGGCGGTACGAGAGGGAACGCCGCGATGGCCCGGTTCTTCTGTCCGTCGGCGGCGCGGCCGAAGGTTGGGGTCGGCGCCGTGTTCGAGGAGTGCGCGTACGGCCTCGGTGTGCCCCCAGCAGGCCGCGCCGCACAGGGGCGTGCCCTCCGAGCCGATCCCGCTCTCCGTGTCGGGCGAGGCGCCGGCCGCCAGCAGCACGCGGACGATGTCGGCGGCGCCGTTCACGGCGGCCAGGTACAGCGGCGTGGTGCCCGCGGTGTCGGTCGTCTCGGCCGGGGCCCCGGCCCGCAGCGCCGCCCTCACCCCCGCGAGGTCGCCGACCAGCGCGGCGTCGACGAGGCGCCGGGACAGCTTCTTGTGGCGCCGCCTGTTCACGGGGCCGCCACGACCGGCGGCTCACCGCGCGGCAGGGTCAGGGCGGCACGCAGCGCGGCGGCCTCCGCGACGCCGATGCGGTCGGACAGGACCTCCTCGACGACGGCGAGGGTCGCCTGGGCGCGTCGGTGGACGCGGGCACCCTCCGCGGTGATGCGGATCAGACGGTTGCGTGCGGAGGCCGGGTCGGGGACCTGTTCGAGCAGGCCCAGCGCGAGCAGACCGTGTACGGCCTGATGGGCGGTCTGGCGGGTGACGCCGAGGCGCCGGGCCAGTTCGGCGACCGTGGTGCCCTCGGCGTCCAGGAGGGCGAAGACCTGGCCCTGGGCGCTGCTCAGCGGCTGCTCGCCGGCCGCCCGCATGCTCGCCGTCAGGGCGTCGTCGAACCAGCGCTTGGCTCCGGCCAGGAGCAGGGGCAGGTTCTGCGCCGCTTCCTGGGCTTCGGTGACTTCGGCGACTTCCTCGGCTGGCGTCATGGCTCCTCGGGCTTCTCGGTCACGAGCATACGGCGCGGCGGCGTGGTGCCCTCGCCGTTCCGAGCGAAGGGCCCGGCGCCCGGCTGATCGTCAGGTAGCCTGACACTAGAGCGTCAGGTCACCTGACGCTCTCCGTCCCGTGCCGCGTCGAGCCGGAGGCTTCCATGACCATCGAATTCGCCAGGCGCTCCCACTCCCTCATCCCCGCCGAACCGGGCGAGCCGTACTTCATCGAGAAGGGCATGGGCGACCGCGCCCACCTCTTCGGCGACCTCGTCACCGTCTACGCGGGCGGCCCGCAGACCGAGAACACCTTCAACTTCTTCACCTGCGAGGGCCCCCGGGGCGACATCATCCCGGCCCACTCCCACCCCGACACCTACGAGGTCTTCTTCGTCACGCAGGGCGCCGTCCGCCTGTTCGTGGAGGACCTGCGGGGCGAGCAGGAGGAGAGACTGCTCACCGCCGGCGACTTCGGCTTCGTACCGAAGAACTGCCCGCACGCCTACCGCATCGAGCGCCACCACAGCCAGATCGTCGGTGTCGCGGCCGGTCCCGGCGGCACCTTCGAGCGGTTCTTCGAGACCCTCGGTACCGACACCGACGAACTCGGCCTGCCCCAGCGTCCGTTCGTGCCCGAACCGCACAAGTTCGGCACCGTGCCGCAGCAGTACGACGTGACCTTCCTGCCCGACCACCAGTGGCGCACCGGGAGCTGAGCCCACGACGGACCGCGACGGCGTACGGAGCGGCACACTCGGCGCGTCCCCGGCGCCACCGGCTCCTCGGCTTCGTACGGAACCGGACGGGGTGATAGAAGCGGGCATGACCAACTCGATCCACCTCGCGCCCCGCTCCCCGCACCCGGGCGGCCGCCGATGACCGCCGGGATCGACACCCCGGACCGCCGGGGCCGCACCGGACTCGACCGGGCGGGCCAGGACCTGACCGGCAACCCCCGGGTCCGGGTCCGGGACGTGCGCCTCCTCTCCAGCCACTGGTACGTCGAACGCACCACGACCTTCGACTTCCGGCGCGCCGACGGCACCTGGAGCACCCAGGAGCGCGAGACCCACGACCGCGGCAACGGCGCCACCGTGCTGCTCCACGACGTCGAGCGCGCGACCGTGCTGCTCACCCGTCAGTTCCGCCTCCCCGTCTACGTCAACGGCCACCCCGACGGCATGCTGATCGAGACGCCCGGCGGCCTGCTCGACGACGCTGACGAGCACCCGGAGACCGCGGTGCGGCGCGAGGTCGTCGAGGAGACCGGCCACACCGTCGGCGAGGTCCGGCACGTCTTCGACGTCTACATGAGCCCCGGTTCCGTCACCGAGCGCGTCAGCTTCTACGCCGCCGCCTACGGCCCCGCCACCCGGACCCACCGGGGCGGCGGTCTGGACGAGGAGGGCGAGGAGATCGAGACCCTCGAACTGCCCTTCCAGCGGGCCCTGGAGATGATCCGAACGGGGGAGATCGCCGACGCGAAGACCATCATGCTGCTCCAGTGGGCGGCCCTGGAGGGCCCGTTCGCCGGCTCCCGGCACGACGCGTGACCTCGGGAGGACCGGCCCGGCCGCGGCGCCCCGGCGGGCGGAGCCGCACGGGCACCGCTCGCCGGGACACGCCGCCTACCCCCTCACCAGCAGCTGGAAGTCGAACGAGTAGCGCGACGCACGGTAGAGGTGCGTCCCGTACTCGACCGGCCGCCCGGTGTCGTCGTACGTCGTACGCCGCATGGTCAGCAGCGCGGCGCCCTCCTCCTCGTCGAGACGCGCGGCCTCCTGCCCGGTGGCGGTGCGGGCACCGACGGTCTGGCGGGCGCTGTGCAGGGTGATGCCGCGGGCGCGCATCATCCGGTACAGGCCGGTCGACTCCAGCCGGGCGGTGTCGAGGTCCAGCAGCTCGGCCGGCAGGTGGTTGCACAGCAGGGCCACCGGCCGGCCGTGGGTGAGGCGCAGCCGCTCCAGAACGGTGACCTCGGCGCCCTCCGGAACCCCGAGGGCCGCCGCCACGTCGGGGCCGGCCGGGACGCCCTCGTTGCGCATCACCCGCGTGGTGGGGCCCTGGCCGGCCGCCACCAGGTCGTCGTAGAGACTGCTCAGTTCCAGTGGCCGCTTGACCTGGCTGTGCACCACCTGGGTGCCGACCCCGCGCCGCCGGACCAGGAGCCCCTTGTCGACCAGGGACTGGATGGCCTGGCGGACGGTCGGCCGCGACAGGCCGAGGCGGACGGACAGGTCGACCTCGTTGCCCAGGAGGTTCCCCGGGGCGAGGACACCGTGCTCTATCGCCGCCTCCAGCTGCTGGGCGAGCTGGTGGTAGAGCGGCACGGGACTGCCGCGGTCCAGGGTGAAGTCCAGGGCGCCGAGCGCGGAGGCGGTCACGGCTCGTGCGTGGTCGCCGGTTCTCGCCATGGACGTACCTCCCATGCCTAGGTGACGGTCGGTCAGAGGTGGTGGCGGCGGTCGGCGACGGCGCGCTCGTACTCCGCGCGGGCGCCGGTGGCGGGCTCGCGGGTGGACACCTCGGCCACCGGCACGTCCCACCAGGCCTCGGCCGGGGGAGCGGTCGGTGCCGGGTCGGTCTCGACGTAGACACAGGTCGGCCGGGTCGCCGCGCGGGCCGCGGTCAGCGCCTCGCGCAGCTCGCGGACCGTCTTGGCGCGCAGCACCTCCATGCCGAGGCTGGCCGCGTTGGCGGCGAGGTCGACGGGGAGCGGGGCGCCGGTGAAGGTGCCGTCGGCGGCGCGGTGGCGGTAGTCGGTGCCGAAGCGCTCGGCGCCCACCGACTCGGAGAGGCCGCCGATGGAGGCGTAGCCGTGGTTCTGGACCAGGACCAGCTTGACCGGCAGGTTCTCCTGGACGGCGGTGACGATCTCCGTCGGGTTCATCAGGTACGTGCCGTCGCCGACCAGGGCCCACACGCGGGTGCCGGGCGCGGCCTGCTGGACGCCCAGCGCGGCCGGGATCTCGTAGCCCATGCAGGAGTAGCCGTACTCCAGGTGGTACTGGCGCGGGGACCGGGCACGCCACAGCTTGTGCAGGTCGCCCGGGAGCGAACCGGCCGCGTTGATCACCACGTCCGTGTCGCCGACGACCGCGTCCAGCGCGCCCAGCACCTGTGTCTGGGTCGGTACGCCGCCCTCGTCCTCCGCGCGGAAGGACGCCTCGACCGCCTCGTCCCAGCGGTCCTTGCCCGCGCGGTACTCGGCCTCGAACGCCGCGTCCACTCGGTGCGCGGACAGTCCCTCCGCCAGCGCCGCGAGCCCCGCCCGGGCGTCGCAGACCAGGGTGCGGGCGGCGAGCTTGTGGGCGTCGAAGGCGGTGATGTTGAGGTTCAGGAAGCGGACGTCCGGTCGCTGGAAGAGGGTGCCGGAGGCCGTGGTGAAGTCGGAGTAGCGGGTGCCGACGCCGATCACGAGGTCGGCGGTGCGGGCGAGGTCGTCGCTGACGGCGGTGCCGGTGTGGCCGATGCCGCCCAGGTCGGCCGGGTGGTCGTGGCGCAGCGCGCCCTTGCCGGCCTGGGTGGAGGCGACCGGGATGCCCGTGGCGTCCACCAGTGCCCGCAGCGCCTCTTCGGCCTCGCTGTGGTGGACGCCGCCGCCCGCGACGATCAGCGGGCGCCCGGCGGCGCGGATCGCCTTCACCGCCCCGGCCAGTTCCACCGGGTCGGGCGCCGGGCGCCGCACCTGCCAGACCCGGTCCGCGAAGAACTCCTCCGGCCAGTCGTGCGCCTCGGCCTGCACGTCCTGGGGCAGCGCGAGGGTGACCGCGCCGGTCTCCGCCGGGTCGGCGAGCACCCGCATCGCCCGGAGCGCGGAGGAGATCAGGGCCTCGGGGCGGGTGATCCGGTCGAAGTACCGGGAGACGGGGCGCAGGGTGTCGTTGACCGACACGTCCGCCTCGCTCGGGTGCTCCAGCTGCTGGAGCAGGGGGTCGGCGGCGTGCGAGGCGAAGTAGTCGCCGGGGAGCAGGAGGACCGGCAGGCGGTTGATCGTGGCGAGTGCGGCGCCGGTGACGAGGTTGGTGGCCCCGGGGCCGATGGAGGTCGTCACGGCCTGCGCGGACAGGCGGTTGAGGTGCCGCGCGTGGCCGACGGCCGCGTGCACCATGGCCTGCTCGTTGCGCCCCTGGTGGTACGGCATCACGGCGGCGTACTCGACGAGGGCCTGGCCGAGGCCGGCCACGTTGCCGTGGCCGAAGATGCCCCAGGTGCCCGCGATGAGGCGGTGCCGTACGCCGTCGCGTTCGGTGTACTGGGCGGCCAGGAACCGCACCAGGGCCTGGGCGGTGGTCAGTCGGCGGGTGGCGGCGCTCATGCGGACCTCTCCGGTGCGGTGTAGAGGGGGAGCCGGGGGTCGACGGGGCGGTCCGGCCAGGTGTCGCGGATCCAGGCGTGGTCGGGGTGGTCGCAGATCAGCCAGGCGCGTTCGGCCTCCGGGCCCGCCATGACGTTGAGGTAGTACATGTCGTGGCCGGGGACGGCCATCGACGGCCCGTGCCATCCGTCGGGAATGAGCACCACGTCACCGTCGCGCACCTCGGCCAGCACGTCCGTGCCCCGCCCCTGGCCGGACGGGGAGACCCGCTGGTAGCCGAGGCCCGGGGTACCGTCGTGGTCGGCGAACTCGAAGTAGTAGATCTCCTCCAGCACCGACTCCTCGCCAGGGCGGTGCTCGTCGTGCTTGTGCGGCGGGAAGGAGGACCAGTTGCCGCCCGGCGTGATCACCTCGACCGCGATCAGCTTGTCGCACTCGAACACCCCCGCGGCACCGAAGTTGTTGACCTGCCGAGAGCAGGTGCCGGTGCCCCGCAGCTCGACCGGCACCGACGACGCCGGGCCGTACCGCGCGGGCAGACGGCGCGTGCAGCGGGCTCCGGTGAGCGCGAACCGCCCGCCGCCCGTGGAGGTCACGGTCGTACGGGCGTCGCGCGGCACGTACGCGAAGTCGCTCACGCCGGTGAACACACTCTCGCGGCCGTCGAGTTCGAAGGTCTCCTGGCCGAAGTCGTCGGCCGTGGCGACCGTGCAGCCGCCGCTCAGGGGGAGGACGATCCACTCGCTGTCGCCGCTGTCGAAGGTGTGGGAGGCGCCGGGCGGCAGGTGCAGCACGCGCAGCCCCGCGTGGCCCCAGCCGGCCTTCTCGGGCGTCAGGTCCACGGCACAGGCGCCGCTCGCCGCCTTGCCCGCCGGCAGGTGGTACGTCATCTCCGCGTCCTCTCCTCGGTCTTCTCGGGCTTCTCGGGCTTCCCTGACTCCTCGGCCGCCTCGGCCGCCGCGGCCCTCGACGTCTCCTCGTAGGTCACAGCAGTCCGACGGCCGTGTCCACCGCCTGTTCCACACTGCCCTCGGCCGGGTAGAGCAGCGAGCGGCCGACGACCATGCCCTGCACGGTGGGCAGCCTGAGCGCCTTGCGCCAGCGTTCGTAGGCGGCGGTCTGGTCCGCGGGCGAGCCTCCTATGTCGCCGCCGAGCAGGACGGCGGGCAGCGTGGAGGTCTCCAGGACCTCGCCCATGTCGTCGGGGTCGTGGGTGACGGGGAGCTTCAGCCAGGTGTAGGCGGAGGTCCCGCCCAGACCCGAGGCGATGGCGACGGACCGGGTGACGGCCTCGGCGGACAGGTCGTTGCGGACCCGGCCCTCGACGCGGCGGGAGATGAACGGCTCCACGAAGAGCGGCAGTTGGCGCTCGGCCATGGCGTCGACCGCGCGGGCACCGGCCTCCATGGTGTCCAGTGAGCCCGGGTCGTCGTAGTCGATGCGCAGCAGCAGCTTCCCCGCGTCGAAGCGCAGCCGGGCGAGGTCCTCGGCGCGGTGGCCGGTGAAGCGGTCGTCCATCTCGAAGGCGGCGCCCGCGAGGCCGCCTCGGTTCATCGAACCCATGACGACCTTGTTCTCCAGCACCCCGAGCAGCAGCAGGTCCTCCAGCACGTCGGCGGTGGCGAGCACCCCGTCGACGCCGGGCCGGGACAGCGCGGTGCACAGGCGTTCGAGCAGGTCGGCCCGGTTGGCCATGGCGAGCCTGCGGTCGCCGACGCCGAGCGCGCCGCGTGCCGGGTGGTCGGCGGCCACGATCATCAGGCGGCCGGAGTCACCGATCAGCGGACGGCGTGCCCGGCGGGCCGCGGCCTCCGCGATGGCCTGCGGATGCCGGGCTCTGACCGCGGTGAGGTCGGGAATGCTGAGGGACAAGACGTAGCTCCGTTCAGGGAGTGGCTCGCGCGAGGAGGTCGTCGACCTCCGCCTCGGTGGGCATCGCGGAGGAGCAGGCGAGACGGGAGGCGACCAGGGCGCCGGCCGCGTTGGCGTACCGCACGGTCCGTTCCAGCTCCCAGCCGGAGAGCAGGCCGTGGCAGAGCGAGCCGCCGAACGCGTCGCCGGCGCCCAGGCCGTTGACCACCT
This region of Streptomyces ambofaciens ATCC 23877 genomic DNA includes:
- a CDS encoding GntR family transcriptional regulator, giving the protein MARTGDHARAVTASALGALDFTLDRGSPVPLYHQLAQQLEAAIEHGVLAPGNLLGNEVDLSVRLGLSRPTVRQAIQSLVDKGLLVRRRGVGTQVVHSQVKRPLELSSLYDDLVAAGQGPTTRVMRNEGVPAGPDVAAALGVPEGAEVTVLERLRLTHGRPVALLCNHLPAELLDLDTARLESTGLYRMMRARGITLHSARQTVGARTATGQEAARLDEEEGAALLTMRRTTYDDTGRPVEYGTHLYRASRYSFDFQLLVRG
- a CDS encoding MarR family winged helix-turn-helix transcriptional regulator, producing the protein MTPAEEVAEVTEAQEAAQNLPLLLAGAKRWFDDALTASMRAAGEQPLSSAQGQVFALLDAEGTTVAELARRLGVTRQTAHQAVHGLLALGLLEQVPDPASARNRLIRITAEGARVHRRAQATLAVVEEVLSDRIGVAEAAALRAALTLPRGEPPVVAAP
- the iolB gene encoding 5-deoxy-glucuronate isomerase: MTYHLPAGKAASGACAVDLTPEKAGWGHAGLRVLHLPPGASHTFDSGDSEWIVLPLSGGCTVATADDFGQETFELDGRESVFTGVSDFAYVPRDARTTVTSTGGGRFALTGARCTRRLPARYGPASSVPVELRGTGTCSRQVNNFGAAGVFECDKLIAVEVITPGGNWSSFPPHKHDEHRPGEESVLEEIYYFEFADHDGTPGLGYQRVSPSGQGRGTDVLAEVRDGDVVLIPDGWHGPSMAVPGHDMYYLNVMAGPEAERAWLICDHPDHAWIRDTWPDRPVDPRLPLYTAPERSA
- the iolD gene encoding 3D-(3,5/4)-trihydroxycyclohexane-1,2-dione acylhydrolase (decyclizing), producing the protein MSAATRRLTTAQALVRFLAAQYTERDGVRHRLIAGTWGIFGHGNVAGLGQALVEYAAVMPYHQGRNEQAMVHAAVGHARHLNRLSAQAVTTSIGPGATNLVTGAALATINRLPVLLLPGDYFASHAADPLLQQLEHPSEADVSVNDTLRPVSRYFDRITRPEALISSALRAMRVLADPAETGAVTLALPQDVQAEAHDWPEEFFADRVWQVRRPAPDPVELAGAVKAIRAAGRPLIVAGGGVHHSEAEEALRALVDATGIPVASTQAGKGALRHDHPADLGGIGHTGTAVSDDLARTADLVIGVGTRYSDFTTASGTLFQRPDVRFLNLNITAFDAHKLAARTLVCDARAGLAALAEGLSAHRVDAAFEAEYRAGKDRWDEAVEASFRAEDEGGVPTQTQVLGALDAVVGDTDVVINAAGSLPGDLHKLWRARSPRQYHLEYGYSCMGYEIPAALGVQQAAPGTRVWALVGDGTYLMNPTEIVTAVQENLPVKLVLVQNHGYASIGGLSESVGAERFGTDYRHRAADGTFTGAPLPVDLAANAASLGMEVLRAKTVRELREALTAARAATRPTCVYVETDPAPTAPPAEAWWDVPVAEVSTREPATGARAEYERAVADRRHHL
- a CDS encoding quercetin 2,3-dioxygenase; translated protein: MTIEFARRSHSLIPAEPGEPYFIEKGMGDRAHLFGDLVTVYAGGPQTENTFNFFTCEGPRGDIIPAHSHPDTYEVFFVTQGAVRLFVEDLRGEQEERLLTAGDFGFVPKNCPHAYRIERHHSQIVGVAAGPGGTFERFFETLGTDTDELGLPQRPFVPEPHKFGTVPQQYDVTFLPDHQWRTGS
- a CDS encoding NUDIX domain-containing protein yields the protein MTAGIDTPDRRGRTGLDRAGQDLTGNPRVRVRDVRLLSSHWYVERTTTFDFRRADGTWSTQERETHDRGNGATVLLHDVERATVLLTRQFRLPVYVNGHPDGMLIETPGGLLDDADEHPETAVRREVVEETGHTVGEVRHVFDVYMSPGSVTERVSFYAAAYGPATRTHRGGGLDEEGEEIETLELPFQRALEMIRTGEIADAKTIMLLQWAALEGPFAGSRHDA
- a CDS encoding Cgl0159 family (beta/alpha)8-fold protein, giving the protein MSLSIPDLTAVRARHPQAIAEAAARRARRPLIGDSGRLMIVAADHPARGALGVGDRRLAMANRADLLERLCTALSRPGVDGVLATADVLEDLLLLGVLENKVVMGSMNRGGLAGAAFEMDDRFTGHRAEDLARLRFDAGKLLLRIDYDDPGSLDTMEAGARAVDAMAERQLPLFVEPFISRRVEGRVRNDLSAEAVTRSVAIASGLGGTSAYTWLKLPVTHDPDDMGEVLETSTLPAVLLGGDIGGSPADQTAAYERWRKALRLPTVQGMVVGRSLLYPAEGSVEQAVDTAVGLL